In Pongo abelii isolate AG06213 chromosome 5, NHGRI_mPonAbe1-v2.0_pri, whole genome shotgun sequence, a single genomic region encodes these proteins:
- the GPR63 gene encoding probable G-protein coupled receptor 63: protein MVFSAVLTAFHTGTSNTTFVMYENTYVNITLPPPFQHPDISPLLRYSFETMAPTGLSSLTVNSTAVPTTPAAFKSLNLPLQITLSAIMIFILFVSFLGNLVVCLMVYQKAAMRSAINILLASLAFADMLLAVLNMPFALVTILTTRWIFGKFFCRVSAMFFWLFVIEGVAILLIISIDRFLIIVQRQDKLNPYRAKVLIAVSWATSFCVAFPLAVGNPDLQIPSRAPQCVFGYTTNPGYQAYVILISLISFFIPFLVILYSFMGILNTLRHNALRIHSYPEGICLSQASKLGLMSLQRPFQMSIDMGFKTRAFTTILILFAVFIVCWAPFTTYSLVATFSKHFYYQHNFFEISTWLLWLCYLKSALNPLIYYWRIKKFHDACLDMMPKSFKFLPQLPGHTRRRIRPSAVYVCGEHRTVV from the coding sequence ATGGTCTTCTCGGCAGTGTTGACTGCGTTCCATACCGGGACATCCAACACAACATTTGTCATGTATGAAAACACCTACGTGAATATTACACTCCCTCCACCATTCCAGCATCCTGACATCAGTCCATTGCTTAGATATAGTTTTGAAACCATGGCTCCCACTGGTTTGAGTTCCTTAACAGTGAATAGTACAGCTGTGCCCACAACACCAGCAGCATTTAAGAGCCTAAACTTGCCTCTTCAGATCACCCTTTCTGCTATAATGATATTCATTCTGTTTGTGTCTTTTCTTGGGAACTTGGTTGTTTGCCTCATGGTTTACCAAAAAGCTGCCATGAGGTCTGCAATTAACATCCTCCTTGCCAGCCTAGCTTTTGCAGACATGTTGCTTGCAGTGCTGAACATGCCCTTTGCCCTGGTAACTATTCTTACTACCCGATGGATTTTTGGGAAATTCTTCTGTAGGGTATCTGCTATGTTTTTCTGGTTATTTGTGATAGAAGGAGTAGCCATCCTGCTCATCATTAGCATAGATAGGTTCCTTATTATAGTCCAGAGGCAGGATAAGCTAAACCCATATAGAGCTAAGGTTCTGATTGCAGTTTCTTGGGCAACTTCCTTTTGTGTAGCTTTTCCTTTAGCCGTAGGAAACCCCGACCTGCAGATACCTTCCCGAGCTCCCCAGTGTGTGTTTGGGTACACAACCAATCCAGGCTACCAGGCTTATGTGATTTtgatttctctcatttctttcttcataCCCTTCCTGGTAATACTGTACTCATTTATGGGCATACTCAACACCCTTCGGCACAATGCCTTGAGGATCCATAGCTACCCTGAAGGTATATGCCTCAGCCAGGCCAGCAAACTGGGTCTCATGAGTCTGCAGAGGCCTTTCCAGATGAGCATTGACATGGGCTTTAAAACACGTGCCTTCACCACTATTTTGATTCTCTTTGCTGTCTTCATTGTCTGCTGGGCCCCGTTTACCACTTACAGCCTTGTGGCAACATTCAGTAAGCACTTTTACTATCAGCACAACTTTTTTGAGATTAGCACCTGGCTACTGTGGCTCTGCTACCTCAAGTCTGCATTGAATCCGCTGATCTACTACTGGAGGATTAAGAAATTCCATGATGCTTGCCTGGACATGATGCCTAAGTCCTTCAAGTTTTTGCCGCAGCTCCCTGGTCACACAAGGCGACGGATACGTCCCAGTGCTGTCTATGTGTGTGGGGAACATCGGACGGTGGTGTGA